From the genome of Candidozyma auris chromosome 2, complete sequence, one region includes:
- a CDS encoding peptidylprolyl isomerase RRD2, producing MSHFEPLKRIVTKDDLDIWEKSKTREDLLNFVVDLQNSVEGLANDAEVHESESVQKIMASLDTVNSLIQKHPVVMEKDISRFGKGEFRDFYDDLQEQSSSMLSSLLLEESKSAIVEVARYFTDSWGNRTRIDYGSGHELNFVCFLLCLRKLDVISQDDYAAVVLRVFCKYISIMRQLQKTYWLEPAGSHGVWGLDDYHFLPFLFGASQLAKHPHMKPKSIHNKELVDAFWKQYMYFECIHFINSIKTVPGKDGSTQASLRWHSPMLDDISSAKSWAKIKEGMIKMYKAEVLGKLPIVQHFMFGHSIQCPEGIPEHRDNENNESSCGHMHNYLDTRNTWGDCCGIKIPSAIAASQMNERSAKPVPFD from the coding sequence ATGCTGCACTTCGAGcctttgaagagaatagTCACCAAAGATGATCTCGATATATGGGAAAAGTCAAAAACCCGCGAggatttgttgaatttcGTTGTGGATCTTCAGAACCTGGTGGAAGGTTTAGCAAATGATGCTGAGGTCCATGAGAGTGAACTGGTTCAAAAGATCATGGCCAGTCTAGACACCGTTAACTCATTGATTCAAAAACATCCTGTGGTTATGGAGAAAGATATCTCAAGATTTGGCAAGGGTGAGTTTCGTGACTTTTATGACGATCTACAAGAACAGTCTTCCTCCATGCTTTCgagccttcttctcgaagaGAGCAAAAGTGCAATCGTAGAGGTTGCACGTTATTTCACAGACTCATGGGGTAACAGAACTCGTATAGATTACGGGCTGGGCCATGAATTGAACTTTGTctgtttccttctttgtctaCGGAAACTTGATGTCATTTCACAAGACGATTATGCTGCTGTCGTGCTTCGAGTCTTCTGCAAGTACATCAGCATCATGAGACAGCTTCAGAAAACGTACTGGTTAGAGCCAGCAGGCTCCCACGGTGTATGGGGTCTTGATGACTACCAtttcttgcccttcttATTCGGTGCTTCTCAACTAGCGAAGCATCCGCACATGAAACCAAAATCCATTCACAACAAGGAATTGGTGGATGCCTTCTGGAAACAGTACATGTATTTTGAATGTAttcacttcatcaactcaaTCAAGACGGTCCCAGGTAAAGATGGGAGCACTCAAGCAAGTCTTCGCTGGCACTCCCCAATGCTAGATGATATTCTGTCTGCGAAGTCCTGGGCTAAAATCAAGGAGGGAATGATAAAAATGTATAAAGCGGAAGTGTTGGGCAAATTGCCAATCGTTCAGCATTTTATGTTTGGCCATTCGATACAATGTCCTGAGGGTATCCCAGAGCACAGAGATAATGAAAATAATGAGAGCAGCTGTGGACACATGCACAATTACCTCGACACGAGAAATACTTGGGGTGATTGCTGTGGAATCAAAATTCCTAGTGCCATTGCTGCCTCCCAGATGAACGAAAGAAGTGCCAAGCCTGTGCCATTCGATTGA
- a CDS encoding cleavage polyadenylation factor subunit CLP1: MSIPGFAGSIDPSQPGSELQTVEIKIPSLSEWRFEVPFKTIMMLKVTEGIAEIFGTELPSGVEVRLTGVKYSVYAPTQGCTIQYSLAPNKENINISNEEFTISEYLSEESATPHYQNLHFALELLRQEAAADQTKKGPKVLILGNKQSGKTALVKTLVSYAVKMDRMPLLVNLNPQDGVFSVPGSLTATPISDNLDLECVGGWGGSTTSGATFHNPKQPLVKNYGHDSIEENLELFKYQVSQLGVAALSRLHEDPIVRTSGIVIDTPALNIKDVTVIENIISDFEVDIIVVVGNERLTVDLRRKFHHRIEKNTLNVIKIPPSSGVAEVNDEFIRKVQEDTIKEYFHGNYKSRLSPYKTDVDLKIFQVYKSVKLSDFNSQMAFLPSGDDYDPEVSAPGDVKKEESSLDKYYTKLEEPSSSNLENSIVAITNVPIPPTTGKLSPRDLLNTTILGYAHVSRVDDTKQRMTLLLPFPGQIPRNIIIATGIGYTE; encoded by the coding sequence ATGTCAATTCCAGGTTTTGCTGGGTCTATTGACCCTTCTCAGCCAGGATCAGAGCTTCAGACTGTGGAAATTAAAATCCCCAGCCTTTCTGAGTGGCGCTTCGAGGTCCCTTTCAAAACTATCATGATGCTCAAGGTGACTGAGGGAATAGCAGAGATCTTTGGCACAGAGCTCCCTTCGGGTGTCGAAGTTCGACTTACAGGAGTCAAGTATTCTGTGTATGCTCCCACACAAGGTTGCACGATTCAGTACTCGTTGGCCCCCAATAAGgaaaacatcaacatctCCAATGAAGAGTTCACCATAAGCGAGTACTTGTCAGAAGAACTGGCCACGCCTCACTACCAGAATCTCCATTTTGcccttgagcttttgaggCAAGAGGCTGCTGCCGATCAGACTAAGAAGGGACCGAAGGTGCTAATCTTGGGTAATAAACAAAGTGGAAAGACTGCATTGGTGAAGACCTTAGTATCGTATGCTGTGAAGATGGACAGGATGCCGCTCTTAGTGAATTTGAACCCTCAGGATGGAGTATTTTCGGTCCCGGGATCTTTAACAGCGACGCCGATATCCGATAATTTGGACTTGGAATGCGTAGGAGGATGGGGTGGATCGACCACGCTGGGAGCGACATTCCACAATCCAAAGCAGCCGCTTGTAAAGAATTACGGGCACGATTCGATAGAAGAGAACTTagagctcttcaagtaccAGGTATCACAACTTGGGGTGGCTGCTCTTTCGAGATTGCATGAGGACCCTATTGTCAGAACTAGCGGTATCGTGATTGATACGCCAGCTTTGAACATTAAAGATGTCACTGTGATTGAAAACATCATTTCCGACTTTGAGGTTGATATCATCGTTGTGGTTGGAAACGAGAGGCTTACAGTTGACTTGAGAAGGAAGTTTCACCATAGGATCGAGAAGAACACACTCAACGTCATAAAAATCCCACCGTCAAGTGGAGTTGCTGAGGTTAATGACGAATTTATAAGGAAAGTTCAGGAAGATACTATCAAGGAATACTTCCATGGGAATTATAAGTCAAGACTCTCCCCATACAAGACCGATGTCGATCTCAAAATCTTCCAGGTCTACAAGTCTGTTAAATTGTCCGATTTCAATTCTCAAATGgcttttcttccttcagGGGATGACTACGATCCAGAAGTGTCCGCTCCAGGCgatgtgaagaaggaagagagTTCCTTAGATAAATACTACACGAAGCTTGAAGAACCACTGAGTTCCAATTTGGAGAATTCGATTGTTGCCATTACAAATGTGCCTATCCCACCAACGACGGGTAAGCTCTCTCCTCGAGACTTGCTTAACACCACAATTTTAGGCTACGCACATGTGTCAAGGGTCGATGACACTAAACAACGTATGACGCTTTTATTGCCGTTCCCCGGCCAGATCCCACGGAACATAATCATTGCAACTGGAATCGGATACACTGAGTAA
- the SOL1 gene encoding Sol1p — protein sequence MPSTPPRSAKRKAPQLSITETTPTTPAKGKGPQKYGGALETPRKTPHKSKSPSKQKLAKTPKDTLAPPSSSGLLPTPGFTPHKSPRHRRKRPMMDDLVQSSESLGMLLPNHSVAGSGRKSVSPQKLHAPISLDLRELSKINKNLAFEEDEEDEEEVAAPESPTRRTSRRKQQKTTVSTPGKQLISEEMVEQWHGKSFNNQFSSDDEESEQRSEPLTNPFVDSEASPVVAKPKTLASSGVNYSTHNEYINTRTGERKVVELTDAQKKFKPKKLNFSGL from the coding sequence ATGCCCTCGACGCCGCCCAGGTCagcgaaaagaaaagctccTCAGCTCTCCATCACCGAAACTACTCCTACCACCCCAGCCAAGGGGAAGGGACCGCAAAAGTATGGCGGCGCATTGGAAACTCCAAGAAAGACCCCCCATAAATCAAAGTCACCCCTGAAACAGAAACTAGCAAAAACTCCGAAAGACACTTTGGCTCCACCGTCGCTGCTGGGTCTTCTTCCTACACCGGGATTCACTCCACACAAGTCTCCTCGCCACAGGAGAAAGAGGCCCATGATGGACGACTTGGTGCAGCTGCTGGAACTGCTTGGGATGCTTCTTCCCAACCACCTGGTTGCTGGCAGCGGGAGGAAATCCGTGCTGCCGCAGAAATTGCATGCTCCCATCAGTCTTGACTTGAGGGAgctttcaaaaatcaataAGAATTTGGCGtttgaggaagatgaagaggatgaggaggaggttGCTGCTCCCGAAAGCCCTACGCGTAGGACTTCAAGGCGGAAACAGCAAAAGACTACGGTATCTACGCCGGGGAAGCAGCTCATCAGTGAGGAAATGGTGGAGCAATGGCATGGGAAGCTGTTCAACAACCAGTTTTCTTcggatgatgaagaaagtgagcAAAGACTGGAACCATTGACCAATCCGTTTGTCGATTCTGAGGCGTCCCcggtggttgcaaaaccaAAGACCCTTGCATCTTCAGGCGTCAATTATTCCACACACAACGAGTACATCAACACGAGAACAGGTGAGCGCAAAGTCGTGGAGCTCACGGACGCTCAGAAAAAATTTAAGCCCAAAAAATTGAACTTCTCCGGTTTATAG
- the GLR1 gene encoding glutathione-disulfide reductase GLR1, whose translation MAPTSIAKHYDYLVIGGGSGGVASARRAASYGAKVLLVEANYKKLGGTCVNVGCVPKKVMWYAADMAHKREQLQAYGLATSDQKVKYGDFNWPMIKTKRDAYVKRLNGIYEKNLERENVEYVYGYAQFVNEKGNVEVTLSEDQEVPFLSKSFKKHEKLLFSADKILVATGGQPIIPNVEGAEHGINSDGFFELEQQPKSVAVVGAGYIGVEFAGVFQALGTQTNLVIRGDTVLRSFDEVIQNAITNHYSERLGVNVIKQSGSVTKVERNGDKKRVYLGNGEVLEVDELIWTVGRKSLSNLGLEHVNVKTNERGQIAVDEYQQSSNPNIFSLGDVIGGVELTPVAIAAGRKLSNRLFSGDEKFAKDKLDYTNIPSVIFAHPEAGSIGLSTKQAIEKYGEENIKTYNSKFNPMSYAMMDHDEEKVPCVYRIVCAGPEEKVVGLHIVGDSSAEMLQGFGVAIKMGATKADFDNCVAIHPTSAEELVTMR comes from the coding sequence ATGGCACCCACTTCAATTGCTAAACATTACGACTACCTCGTCATTGGCGGCGGCTCCGGTGGCGTAGCCTCTGCTCGTCGTGCTGCTTCATATGGAGCCAAAGTGTTGCTTGTTGAGGCCAACTATAAGAAGTTGGGAGGGACTTGTGTCAATGTGGGATGTGTCCCAAAGAAGGTTATGTGGTATGCTGCCGACATGGCCCACAAGAGAGAACAGTTGCAGGCGTACGGGTTGGCGACGCTGGACCAGAAGGTGAAATATGGAGACTTCAACTGGCCCATGATCAAGACCAAGAGAGACGCCTATGTGAAGAGATTAAACGGCATCtacgagaagaacttggaaAGAGAGAATGTGGAGTACGTCTACGGGTACGCCCAGTTTGTCAACGAAAAGGGCAACGTCGAGGTAACTTTGTCTGAGGACCAGGAGGTGCCTTTCTTGTCGAAGctgttcaagaagcacgAGAAGTTGCTTTTTTCCGCAGACAAGATCCTTGTGGCAACTGGAGGGCAGCCAATTATCCCTAACGTGGAAGGGGCAGAGCACGGAATCAACTCTGACGGCTTCTTTGAGTTGGAGCAACAGCCAAAGTCTGTGGCTGTCGTTGGCGCTGGCTACATTGGTGTGGAGTTCGCTGGTGTGTTCCAGGCGTTGGGAACCCAGACCAACTTGGTCATTCGTGGTGACACCgttttgagaagctttgaTGAGGTGATACAAAATGCCATCACCAATCACTACTCGGAAAGATTGGGGGTTAACGTGATCAAGCAGTCTGGTAGTGTTACCAAAGTTGAGAGGAATGGAGACAAGAAAAGAGTGTACTTGGGTAACGGCGAGGTCCTTGAGGTCGATGAGCTCATTTGGACCGTGGGCAGAAAGTCGTTGTCCAACTTAGGTTTGGAGCACGTCAATGTCAAGACGAACGAGCGTGGCCAAATAGCCGTGGACGAATATCAGCAATCGAGCAACCCTAACATCTTCTCTCTAGGTGACGTtattggtggtgttgaaTTGACCCCAGTGGCCATCGCTGCCGGCAGAAAGTTGTCCAACAGATTGTTCTCTGGCGATGAAAAGTTTGCCAAGGACAAGTTGGACTATACGAACATTCCGTCTGTGATCTTTGCCCACCCAGAGGCTGGGTCCATTGGATTGAGCACTAAGCAGGCAATCGAGAAATACGGCGAGGAAAATATCAAGACGTACAACTCCAAGTTCAACCCTATGTCTTACGCCATGATGGACCACGACGAGGAGAAAGTGCCATGCGTATACAGAATTGTGTGTGCTGGCCCAGAGGAGAAGGTCGTCGGGTTGCACATTGTAGGCGACTCGTCAGCGGAAATGTTGCAGGGATTCGGTGTTGCCATCAAGATGGGTGCCACCAAGGCAGACTTTGACAACTGTGTGGCGATTCATCCTACATCTGCCGAGGAGTTGGTGACGATGCGTTAG